A region from the Vicia villosa cultivar HV-30 ecotype Madison, WI linkage group LG3, Vvil1.0, whole genome shotgun sequence genome encodes:
- the LOC131658832 gene encoding uncharacterized protein LOC131658832 translates to MSQKSNDESPVSDSATPEDSSNPNRVLKVVPLRTISSDKVKATKPKTTHAKRPKEGIQNKGTKSSAYSTMEKLTKEGSKYVDSAITRIVKRILKENHQVPGITIPLKTVMADPPNNTSKAEAVHTVDSDLEINKDEQGVTKNTNVTEDVNDIENNVHPKANTETDTNMVDLDEYYEDELLTSLNLIVANRLMTRRKGKSVVQGSPKRSTQVNKPVKDAIRKKSTSAGPVKSKAVTKSKGVGPSKSWSRVIPKKSKEREIVEPESDVEVSVPDIPSRKKPTTIKLAASIPDVPIDNVSFHYASSVNRWKYVLQKRLAVERELAPNALENKEVLELIQEARLLKTVWNLPKCYEKLVKEFLVNLSEECDNSRSADYRKVFVRGKCVSFSPSVINKFLGRTDEAQTELEVTDNQVCQVITAKQVKSLPMKEKLTASKLSIKYAMLHKIGAANWVPTNHNSSISIVLGRFLYAVGTKAKFDYGAYIFDQTMKHVGSFSIKGPIAFPSLLSDIVMTSAETSKSEASVNKAKVIAILKETYKELEARKMSLEQMIQTLEMDENEEFAGTEEMEDKDDQEVEEESASPADDSEKESSSDTSASSDSEQ, encoded by the exons ATGTCTCAGAAATCGAATGATGAATCTCCCGTCTCAGACTCAGCAACACCAGAAGATTCCTCTAACCCTAATAGGGTTCTTAAGGTTGTCCCTTTAAGGACGATTAGCAGTGACAAAGTAAAGGCCACAAAGCCTAAAACGACTCATGCAAAACGACCCAAGGAGGGTATTCAGAACAAGGGCACCAAATCCTCAGCATATTCTACCATGGAGAAACTTACTAAAGAAGGATCCAAGTATGTCGATAGTGCAATTACTAGGATTGTTAAACGTATTCTGAAGGAGAATCATCAAGTGCCTGGAATAACCATTCCACTAAAAACCGTAATGGCGGATCCCCCCAATAACACCAGTAAGGCTGAGGCTGTTCACACCGTGGATAGTGACCTAGAAATCAACAAGGATGAACAAGGGGTAACTAAAAATACCAATGTCACCGAGGATGTCAATGACATTGAAAATAATGTACACCCTAAGGCCAATACTGAAACTGATACTAATATGGTAGACTTAGATGAGTACTATGAAGACGAATTACTTACTTCCTTGAATCTGATTGTAGCCAACAGGCTAATgacaagaagaaaaggaaaatctGTTGTTCAAGGATCACCAAAAAGGAGCACTCAAGTGAACAAACCTGTCAAAGACGCTATCAGGAAGAAGAGTACGTCTGCAGGTCCTGTCAAGAGCAAAGCTGTTACCAAAAGTAAAGGGGTTGGTCCCTCAAAATCTTGGAGCAGGGTCATTCCAAAGAAAAGTAAAGAGCGGGAAATTGTTGAACCTGAATCTGATGTTGAAGTCAGTGTCCCTGACATCCCTTCAAGGAAGAAGCCTACAACAATTAAGCTTGCTGCTAGTATCCCTGATGTTCCCATTGATAATGTATCTTTTCACTATGCCTCTAGTGTCAACAGATGGAAATATGTTCTTCAAAAGAGATTGGCTGTTGAACGGGAATTGGCTCCTAATGCTCTTGAAAACAAGGAGGTCCTAGAACTGATTCAAGAAGCTAGACTGCTAAAAACTGTGTGGAATCTTCCCAAATGCTATGAGAAGCTGGTCAAAGAATTTTTGGTAAACCTATCTGAAGAGTGTGACAATAGCAGAAGTGCAGACTACAGAAAGGTGTTTGTAAGAGGTAAGTGTGTATCATTCTCTCCTTCTGTGATTAATAAATTCTTGGGAAGAACAGATGAAGCTCAAACTGAGTTGGAAGTAACAGACAACCAAGTTTGTCAAGTGATCACAGCCAAGCAGGTAAAAAGCTTGCCCATGAAAGAGAAACTAACTGCAAGTAAGCTGAGCATCAAGTATGCAATGCTTCACAAAATAGGAGCAGCTAATTGGGTTCCAACAAATCACAACTCCAGTATCTCAATTGTGCTTGGTAGATTTCTGTATGCTGTAGGAACAAAGGCGAAGTTTGATTATGGAGCATATATTTTTGACCAAACCATGAAGCATGTTGGAAGCTTCAGTATTAAGGGTCCAATTGCCTTTCCATCCCTCTTGAGTG ACATTGTCATGACATCAGCTGAAACTTCCAAATCTGAAGCATCAGTCAATAAAGCAAAAGTCATAGCAATCCTAAAAGAGACTTACAAAGAATTGGAAGCTAGAAAAATGTCTCTTGAACAAATGATACAAACTCTGGAAATGGATGAGAATGAGGAGTTTGCAGGTACAGAAGAGATGGAAGATAAAGATGATCAAGAAGTGGAGGAAGAAAGTGCTAGTCCTGCTGATGACTCTGAGAAAGAAAGTTCTTCCGACACCTCAGCTAGTTCTGACTCTGAGCAGTAA